One Peromyscus leucopus breed LL Stock chromosome 2, UCI_PerLeu_2.1, whole genome shotgun sequence DNA window includes the following coding sequences:
- the Cela3b gene encoding chymotrypsin-like elastase family member 3B — protein sequence MLRLLSALTLVALASGCGQPAFSPSSRVVNGEDAVPYSWPWQVSLQYEKGGSFHHTCGGTLIAPDWVMTAGHCISSSLTYQVVLGEYDRGVEEGPEQVIPVNPDGLFVHPKWNANCVSCGNDIALVKLSRSAQLGDKVQLACLPPAGDILPNGDPCYISGWGRLYTNGPLPDKLQQALLPVVDYEHCSKWDWWGFSVKTTMVCAGGDKQSGCNGDSGGPLNCPTENGTWQVHGVTSFVSSLGCNTLKKPTVFTRVSAFNDWIEETIANN from the exons ATGCTCCGGCTGCTGAGTGCTCTCACGCTCGTGGCCCTTG CCTCAGGCTGTGGCCAGCCTGCCTTCAGCCCCTCCAGCCGAGTTGTCAATGGTGAGGACGCTGTTCCTTACAGCTGGCCCTGGCAG GTCTCCCTTCAGTATGAGAAGGGAGGGAGCTTCCACCACACCTGTGGTGGCACCCTCATTGCTCCTGACTGGGTTATGACCGCAGGCCACTGCATCTC GAGTTCCCTCACTTACCAGGTGGTACTGGGCGAGTATGATCGAGGCGTGGAAGAGGGCCCAGAGCAGGTGATCCCCGTCAACCCCGATGGTCTCTTTGTGCACCCCAAGTGGAACGCCAATTGTGTGAGCTGTGG CAATGACATCGCCCTGGTCAAGCTCTCAAGAAGCGCTCAGCTGGGAGACAAGGTCCAGcttgcctgcctccctcctgctGGTGACATCCTTCCCAACGGAGATCCCTGCTACATTAGTGGCTGGGGCCGTCTTTACA CCAACGGGCCTCTCCCCGACAAACTGCAGCAGGCCCTGTTACCTGTGGTGGACTACGAACACTGCTCCAAGTGGGACTGGTGGGGTTTCTCCGTGAAGACGACCATGGTGTGCGCTGGCGGGGATAAACAATCTGGCTGCAAC GGTGACTCTGGAGGACCCCTCAACTGCCCCACTGAGAACGGCACCTGGCAGGTCCATGGTGTGACCAGCTTCGTTTCTAGCTTGGGCTGTAACACTCTAAAGAAGCCCACGGTGTTCACCCGTGTCTCAGCCTTCAATGACTGGATCGAGGAG ACCATAGCAAACAACTAG